The nucleotide window TTCCGCGATATGGTAGCCGGAAATCGATACAGAGTAGTAATTGCGGACCTTGTGATCAATGAAGTATTGCTGAATATCACCCATCATTCTTAAAGCGAATTCTGTCGAGAAGATACATGTATTCTGTCCCTGATCTTCTTTTAAAATATCAGCCTGAACGGTTCCGCGGACCGTCTGCAGCGTTTGCGCCCTGACTTCTGTGAATTCTTCCGGTGTCAGCACGCGGCCAAGCTCCTGCTCTTTTGCCTCAATCTGCTGTTCGATAGCAGTGTTCATGAACATCGCCAAAATTATCGGCGCCGGCCCATTAATCGTCATTGATACAGATGTAGATGGATGGCAAAGGTCAAAGCCGGCATACAGCTTCTTCATATCGTCCAGTGTACAGATGCTGACTCCGCTTTCCCCGACTTTTCCGTAAATATCCGGGCGGTAATCAGGATCCTCCCCGTATAGGGTGACCGAATCAAACGCTGTGCTCAGACGCTTTGCAGCATCATCTTTGGAAAGATAATGGAAGCGGCGGTTTGTCCGTTCAGGCGTCCCTTCTCCGGCAAACTGTCTTTTCGGATCTTCCCCCTCGCGTTTGAATGGGAAAACACCGGCTGTATAAGGGAAGGAACCCGGCACGTTTTCTCTGTACACCCAGCGGATGATTTCTCCGTAATCCTTGTACTTAGGCAGTGCCACTTTTGGAATGGACAGCCCGGATAAGCTCTTTGTTTTTAAAACCGTCACGATTTCTTTATCACGGATTTTTGTTACAAATTGCTCGCCTGAGTATTTTTCCTTCAGATCTTCCCAGCCTGCCAGAATGTTCTTTGTTTCAGCCGTCAGCTTTTCTTCTGCTGCTGATTTAATGGCTTCAAGAGAAGCAATGACTTCTTCGTTTCCTTCTTGTTCCTTTACAGCAAGCAGAGCCCCTTCAAGCTGGAACAGTTTTCGGGCAAGATCCGCCTGCTCCTCGGCTTTCTTATGGTAGCCGCGGACTGTTTCAGATACTTCGCGGAGATAATAGCGCTGTTCATTCGGAATAATGACATTCTGCTTTTCAACTTTTGCGTTTTTTGTAAAACTGGTTTTCCAATCTGTGCCTGCTTTTTCATTAATCGTTTCCACCAGTACCGCAAACACCGCGTTTGTGCCCGGGTCATTGAACTGGCTCGCAATGGTTCCGTAGACAGGCATGTCTTCAAGCTCTTTTTCAAAAAGCATCCGGCTGCGCTGGTACTGCTTTTGCACCTGGCGCATCGCATCCTCTGAGCCTTTGCGCTCAAATTTATTAATGACGATCAAATCGGCATAATCGATCATATCAATTTTTTCAAGCTGGGAAGGTGCACCGAATTCACTTGTCATCACATACATCGAAGCATCACAAATTTCCGTAATGCCGGCATCTCCCTGCCCGATTCCGCTTGTTTCCACAATAATCAAATCAAATCCGGCTGCTTTGACAACTGAAATGGCATCCTGAATCGCTAGCGACAGCTCGCTGCGGGAATTCCTTGTTGCCAGGCTTCGCATGTAGACGCGCGGATTAAAAATGGCGTTCATGCGGATACGGTCGCCAAGAAGGGCTCCGCCCGTTTTTTGCTTTGTCGGATCTACTGAAAGAATCGCGACCTTTTTCTCTGGAATTTCATTAATGAAACGGCGGATCAGCTCATCTGTCAGCGAGCTTTTTCCGGCACCGCCTGTTCCTGTAATCCCTACAACCGGAACCTGCTTTTCGAGGGACTTCACTTTCTCCATAACCGGCTCAAGCGCAGCTGCCGCTTCCTTGCCTACTGTTACCTGATGCTCAGCCAGTGTTATCAGCTTGGCAATGGCATTTGTTTCCCCATCCTGAAGCTTTTCAATCTGCTCGGATGCTTCAGCTGTGAACGTCGGGAAATCACATTCCTTGATCATCTGATCAATCATGCCCTGAAGACCTGACTTCCGGCCGTCTTCCGGCGAGAAAATCCTTGCGATTCCGTAGTCATGCAATTCTTTGATTTCCTTCGGGATAATGACACCGCCGCCGCCGCCATAAATGCGGATGTGGGATGCACCTCTTTCCTTCAAAAGATCATACATATATTTGAAGTATTCCACATGTCCTCCCTGATAAGAGGAAATGGCGATTCCCTGCACATCTTCCTGAATCGCAGCATTTACGACTTCCTCCACAGAACGGTTATGCCCGAGGTGGATGACCTCTGCCCCGCTTGCCTGGATGATGCGGCGCATAATGTTGATGGAAGCATCATGCCCGTCAAATAGACTGGAAGCCGTCACAAAACGAATATGATTTTTCGGCTTATAGACTTCTGGATTGCTCATCGTTCTCCCCCTTGTCCGTAAACGCAAGGCTAATCCCTGCGCACTATTCTTAAGCTTTTTCCGAGACCTTACCCGAATCCTTTATCCCCTGGAAAAGAAGATTGGTCTGCAGCTGGATATACTCCTCAATGCTGTACATTTTCTGCAGGGACCAGCGGCGAAATGCCCACATTTGCCCCTGGACAAAAATGTTATGGGCGATCATTTTGATTTTTTCCTCCGGCAGGTCCAGTTCTCCGTTCTCCACGCAAAGGGTAATGACATGCTCGAACATGCCAACCATTTCAATTTCTTTCTTGAGCACATATGGAAGGGCGTCTTTTGTCAGCGCCTTTACTTCCTGGTACATGACAAGCACCTCATCCTGCATTTCGTCGACCACTTTGAAGTAATCGGCGATGCCCTGTTTCAGGCTCTCAAGTGTGCCCTGTTTTGTATCAAGGCCTTTTTGAAGCCGCTCGGCGACCTGGTCGTAAATGCTGTCGCAAACCAGGTAAAGGACGTCTTCTTTTGTCCGGATGTATTCATAAAGCGTTCCAATACTAAAACCAGATGCCTTTGCGATCTCTCTAGTTGTTGTACGATGGAACCCTTTTTGGATAAAAAGGGTGACGGCACCTTTGATCATCTGATCGCGTCTTTTTTTGACAAGACGCTCATCTTTAACAGAAGCCTGCACTTCTCGTTTTTTCATTGTTACCTACCGCCTCCCCCAGTCAGACATATTATTTCGTTACCATACGAGAGATTACAAGACGCTGTATTTCCTGTGTGCCTTCGTAGATTTGCGTGATTTTGGCGTCGCGCATGAAGCGTTCTACCGGGTAGTCCTTTGTATATCCGTAGCCGCCAAAGATTTGAACGGCATCTGTTGTTACTTTCATGGCCGTGTCACCCGCAAGAAGTTTGGACATGGCAGATTCTTTTCCGTATGGAAGTCCTTCTGATTCCAGCCATGCTGCCTGGTAAGTTAATAGTCTTGAAGCTTCGATGCTTGTTGCCATGTCTGCAAGCTTAAAGCCGATTCCCTGCTGGGCAGCGATCGGCTTGCCGAATTGGTGGCGTTCTTTAGCGTATTCGATGGAAGCATCCAGTGCACCCTGAGCGATTCCGACTGCCTGAGCAGCGATGCCGTTGCGGCCGCCATCAAGTGTCATCATGGCAACTTTGAAGCCTTCGCCTACATTGCCAAGCACGTTCTCAACCGGAACCTTGCACTCTTCAAAAATAATCTCAGTTGTAGGTGATGAACGAATTCCCAATTTCTTTTCCTTCTTGCCGACAGAGAAGCCTTCAAAGCCTGCTTCCACGATGAACGCTGTTGTTCCTTTATGCTTGGAGGATGAATCTGTCAGGGCAAACACGACATAGATATCTGCGATTCCGCCGTTTGTGATGAATATTTTGCTGCCGTTTAAGACGTAATGACCGCCCTCAAGACGTGCTGTCGTTCTCATTCCGCCGGCGTCAGAACCGCTGCCCGGCTCAGTAAGTCCGTATGCGCCTATTTTTTCACCTTGTGCCATTGGCTTTAAGTACTTTTGCTTTTGCTCTTCGTTGCCGAACTTGAAGATCGGCCAGCCTGCAAGGGAAGTATGGGCAGAAAGAGTTACACCTGTAGATGCACACACTCTGGAAAGCTCTTCAACTGCGATGCAGTAAGCCAGGTAATCACTGCCGATTCCGCCGTACTCTTCAGGCCACGGAATCCCTGTTAAGCCAAGCTCCGCCATTTTGTCAAAAATCTCTCTGTCAAAGCGTTCTTCTTCGTCACGTTCTGCAGCTGTCGGAGCCACTTCGTTCCTGGCAAAATCGCGCACCATTTTTCTGATCATTTCATGCTCTTCACTTAATTGGAAATTCATTGTTGGTCCCTCGCTTTATATGGATTCGTTGATTTATTTATTAAAAGGCAGCTTTACAGCTGTTTGCTGATGACAATACGCTGAATTTCACTTGTGCCTTCATAGATTTCGGTAATTTTCGCATCGCGGAAGTAGCGCTCAACCGGGTAATCCTCTGTGTACCCATAGCCGCCGAATACCTGGATGGCCTCTGTTGTCACGTCCACTGCCGTTTTGGATGCAAACAGCTTTGCCATGGAGGCTTCAAGTCCGCACTTGATGCCGCGCTGGCGCATGTCTGCAGCACGATAGATTAATAGTTTTGCTGCTTCAACGCTTGTTGCCATGTCTGCAAGCTTAAAACCGACACCCTGCTGAGCGGCGATCGGCTTGCCGAACTGTACACGTTCCTTTGCATAACCCGCGGCTGCTTCAAAAGCCGCTTCTGCGATTCCAAGTGCCTGTGAAGCAATCCCGATCCGTCCGGCATCCAGATTAGCCATCGCAATCTTGAAGCCCTCTCCTTCATTGCCAAGGAGATTTTCAGCCGGAACCCGCATATCTTCAAATGTCAGCTGCAGCGTTCTTGAGCCGTGCAGACCCATTTTGTGCTCATCTTTCCCAAATACAAGGCCTGGCGTATCCTTCTCGACAATGAAAGCTGAGATGCCTTTGCTGCCAAGCTCCGGACTTGTGGATGCAAATACGATATATACGTCGGCTTCGCCGGCATTCGTAATAAATACTTTAGAGCCATTGATAATGTATTGATCTCCATCTTTTACGGCACGGGACTTTAAGCTTCCGGCATCCGAGCCTGCGCTCGGTTCCGTGAGGCAAAAAGAACCGAGATACTCCCCTGAAGCAAGCTTGGGAATATATTTCTGCTTTTGCTCTTCCGTACCGAAATAAAGGATTGGGTTTGTTCCAACCGATGTGTGAACCGATAAAATGACGCCAACCGTCGCACTTACGCGTGACAGTTCATGGATGGCGATAATGTAAGATGTAAAGTCCATTTCCGATCCGCCGTATTTTTCAGGAATGGGAATCCCCATCAGGCCCAGCTCGCCCATTTTGCGGAGAATCTCCCTCGGGAACACGCCCTGCTCCATTTTTTCAACAAAAGGGGCGATTTCTGCCTGTGCAAAGCCGCGCACCATTTTTCTCATCATTTCCTGCTCTTCTGTAAATCTCAGGTTCATTTGTATACCCTCCGATGCTGCCCGGCTTTGTTCGCCAAGGCCTATTGTTTATTCGTAAACGTAGAAGCCTCTGCCTGTCTTTTTGCCAAGCCAGCCGGCTTTTACATATTTTCTTAACAGCGGGCATGGACGGTATTTATCATCGCCAAAGCCTTCATGAAGGGTTTCCATAATATACAGGCATGTGTCGAGTCCAATAAAGTCAGCTAAAGTCAGCGGCCCCATTGGATGGTTCATGCCAAGCTTCATCACTTCATCAATGGCCTCTTTTGTCGCGACCCCTTCATAAAGCGTAAAGATTGCTTCATTGATCATCGGCATCAGGATGCGGTTGGATACGAATCCTGGGAAATCATTTACTTCAACCGGCACTTTCTTGAGTGTCTTCGTGATGTCTTCAATCGTTTGATACACTTCGTCAGCAGTCGCAAGGCCCCGGATGATTTCCACAAGCTTCATCACCGGCACCGGGTTCATAAAATGCATGCCGATTACTTTTTCCGGACGTTTTGTTGCGGCTGCGATTTCTGTAATCGGAAGGGATGACGTGTTGCTTGCCAGAATCGCATGCTCTGGTGCAATATCATCGAGCTGGCTGAAGATCTTCGTTTTGATCTCCATGTTTTCAACCGCTGCTTCGATGACGAGCTCCACGTTTTTGGCGTCCTGCAGGTCACTTGAAGCGGTTACATTTTTCAGTACTGCTTCCATCTCGTCCGCTGTCATGCGCTCTTTTTCCACCTGGCGGGATAGGTTCTTTTTAATTACAGCAAGGCCGCGTTCCACAAACTCCGGCTTTAAGTCATTTAAGATGACGCTATAGCCTGCCTGTGCACAAACCTGCGCGATTCCTGAACCCATTTGTCCAGCGCCGATTACCATAATGTTTTTTACTTTCATTTTTGTATCCTCCGTTCTAGGGTTTGGCCGGTAAATAACATAGATGACCAAATTGTTATCCGTTTGGCCGGTATTTTTGCTGAATGGCCGGTAAATTCTATTTTTGGCCGGTATACTAATAAAATTGGCCGGTAAATAGCCGATTTTGGCCGGTAAATGTTCGTTCTGTCCCGCGTTTTATACGTTTGGCCGTTAAAAACCTAATTTGGACCGATAAATGGGCCGCCGCACCAATCTTTTGTCCGATAATTCCGAAGTGCAGCCGCCTTATAAAAGCAGATTACTGCTTCGGAACCTCAATCATCACCGCATCGCCCTGGCCGCCGCCGCTGCAGATGGCCGCAATGCCGATTCCGCCTCCTCGGCGCTTCAGTTCGTGCATCAGGGTCAGAATGATTCTTGCTCCGCTCGCTCCTATTGGGTGACCGAGTGCCACTGCCCCGCCGTTGACGTTTACTTTTTCTGCATCAAGTCCGGCAATTTTTCCGCTGGTGAGAGCTACGGCCGCAAATGCTTCATTTATTTCAAAAAGGTCAATCTCTTCCAGGGTTTTTCCTGTCTTTTTCAAAAGGGCATTAATGACAATGCCCGGTGTCTGCGGGAAGTCTTTGGCTTCCACCGCAAGAGCTGTATGGCCTAGAATATAAGCTTCCGGTTCTTTGCCCTCTCGTTCTGCACGTTCTTCGCTCATCAATACCAATGCCGCTGCCCCATCGTTAACGCCAGGCGCATTACCGGCAGTGATCGTTCCGTCGGAGTTGAAGACAGATCCAAGCTTAGCGAGCTTTTCTAAAGAAGTATCTTTACGAGGCGACTCATCCTGAGAAACAACGACCGGGTCCCCTTTTCGCTGCGGAACTTCCACCGGAACAATTTCTTCTGCCAGTTTGCCGGACTCAATTGCAGCAAGCGCACGTTCATGGCTTCTCAGTGCCCAGTTGTCCTGCTCTTCACGGCTGATTTCGAATTCTTTCGCTGTCGAGTTTCCGTACGTTCCCATATGGACGCCTGTGAAGCTGCAGCTTAAACCGTCGTGAACCATTAAATCCTTGACCGTTGAATCACCCATGCGCAAGCCCCAGCGTGCTTTTGGCAGAATGTATGGCGCGTTGCTCATGGACTCCATGCCGCCGGCTACAATTACTTCCTCGTCACCCGCGCGAATAATCTGATCCCCTAATGTGACGCTTCGCATGCCGGAAGCACACACTTTATTGATCGTTTCTGTTTTCACTTCCCATGGCAATCCTGCTTTTCTGGCAGCCTGGCGTGAAGGGATTTGCCCCTGTCCTCCCTGGAGAACGGTTCCGAGAATCACTTCGTCGACATCCTCCGGGTTAACGCCGGCACGGTTCAGTGCTTCTTTAACTGCAAATCCGCCAAGATCAGAAGCTGTATAGCTGCTGAGCCCTCCGGCAAATTTTCCAAAAGGTGTTCTCACTCCGCTAAG belongs to Cytobacillus sp. FSL H8-0458 and includes:
- the icmF gene encoding fused isobutyryl-CoA mutase/GTPase IcmF, translated to MSNPEVYKPKNHIRFVTASSLFDGHDASINIMRRIIQASGAEVIHLGHNRSVEEVVNAAIQEDVQGIAISSYQGGHVEYFKYMYDLLKERGASHIRIYGGGGGVIIPKEIKELHDYGIARIFSPEDGRKSGLQGMIDQMIKECDFPTFTAEASEQIEKLQDGETNAIAKLITLAEHQVTVGKEAAAALEPVMEKVKSLEKQVPVVGITGTGGAGKSSLTDELIRRFINEIPEKKVAILSVDPTKQKTGGALLGDRIRMNAIFNPRVYMRSLATRNSRSELSLAIQDAISVVKAAGFDLIIVETSGIGQGDAGITEICDASMYVMTSEFGAPSQLEKIDMIDYADLIVINKFERKGSEDAMRQVQKQYQRSRMLFEKELEDMPVYGTIASQFNDPGTNAVFAVLVETINEKAGTDWKTSFTKNAKVEKQNVIIPNEQRYYLREVSETVRGYHKKAEEQADLARKLFQLEGALLAVKEQEGNEEVIASLEAIKSAAEEKLTAETKNILAGWEDLKEKYSGEQFVTKIRDKEIVTVLKTKSLSGLSIPKVALPKYKDYGEIIRWVYRENVPGSFPYTAGVFPFKREGEDPKRQFAGEGTPERTNRRFHYLSKDDAAKRLSTAFDSVTLYGEDPDYRPDIYGKVGESGVSICTLDDMKKLYAGFDLCHPSTSVSMTINGPAPIILAMFMNTAIEQQIEAKEQELGRVLTPEEFTEVRAQTLQTVRGTVQADILKEDQGQNTCIFSTEFALRMMGDIQQYFIDHKVRNYYSVSISGYHIAEAGANPISQLAFTLANGFTYVEYYLSRGMNINDFAPNLSFFFSNGLDPEYTVLGRVARRIWATVMRDKYSANERSQKLKYHIQTSGRSLHAQEIDFNDIRTTLQALMALQDNCNSLHTNAYDEAITTPTEESVRRAMAIQMIITKEHGLSKNENPLQGAFIVDELTDLVEEQVLREFERINDRGGVLGAMETQYQRGKIQDESMYYEMKKHTGELPIIGVNTYLNPNPPSEDEMNNMELARATKEEKETQIHNLRSFQERNKDRSEEALKQLKEAAVSGGNIFAKLMETVKVASLGQITRALYEVGGQYRRNM
- a CDS encoding TetR/AcrR family transcriptional regulator translates to MKKREVQASVKDERLVKKRRDQMIKGAVTLFIQKGFHRTTTREIAKASGFSIGTLYEYIRTKEDVLYLVCDSIYDQVAERLQKGLDTKQGTLESLKQGIADYFKVVDEMQDEVLVMYQEVKALTKDALPYVLKKEIEMVGMFEHVITLCVENGELDLPEEKIKMIAHNIFVQGQMWAFRRWSLQKMYSIEEYIQLQTNLLFQGIKDSGKVSEKA
- a CDS encoding acyl-CoA dehydrogenase, with protein sequence MNFQLSEEHEMIRKMVRDFARNEVAPTAAERDEEERFDREIFDKMAELGLTGIPWPEEYGGIGSDYLAYCIAVEELSRVCASTGVTLSAHTSLAGWPIFKFGNEEQKQKYLKPMAQGEKIGAYGLTEPGSGSDAGGMRTTARLEGGHYVLNGSKIFITNGGIADIYVVFALTDSSSKHKGTTAFIVEAGFEGFSVGKKEKKLGIRSSPTTEIIFEECKVPVENVLGNVGEGFKVAMMTLDGGRNGIAAQAVGIAQGALDASIEYAKERHQFGKPIAAQQGIGFKLADMATSIEASRLLTYQAAWLESEGLPYGKESAMSKLLAGDTAMKVTTDAVQIFGGYGYTKDYPVERFMRDAKITQIYEGTQEIQRLVISRMVTK
- a CDS encoding acyl-CoA dehydrogenase — its product is MNLRFTEEQEMMRKMVRGFAQAEIAPFVEKMEQGVFPREILRKMGELGLMGIPIPEKYGGSEMDFTSYIIAIHELSRVSATVGVILSVHTSVGTNPILYFGTEEQKQKYIPKLASGEYLGSFCLTEPSAGSDAGSLKSRAVKDGDQYIINGSKVFITNAGEADVYIVFASTSPELGSKGISAFIVEKDTPGLVFGKDEHKMGLHGSRTLQLTFEDMRVPAENLLGNEGEGFKIAMANLDAGRIGIASQALGIAEAAFEAAAGYAKERVQFGKPIAAQQGVGFKLADMATSVEAAKLLIYRAADMRQRGIKCGLEASMAKLFASKTAVDVTTEAIQVFGGYGYTEDYPVERYFRDAKITEIYEGTSEIQRIVISKQL
- a CDS encoding 3-hydroxybutyryl-CoA dehydrogenase, which gives rise to MKVKNIMVIGAGQMGSGIAQVCAQAGYSVILNDLKPEFVERGLAVIKKNLSRQVEKERMTADEMEAVLKNVTASSDLQDAKNVELVIEAAVENMEIKTKIFSQLDDIAPEHAILASNTSSLPITEIAAATKRPEKVIGMHFMNPVPVMKLVEIIRGLATADEVYQTIEDITKTLKKVPVEVNDFPGFVSNRILMPMINEAIFTLYEGVATKEAIDEVMKLGMNHPMGPLTLADFIGLDTCLYIMETLHEGFGDDKYRPCPLLRKYVKAGWLGKKTGRGFYVYE
- a CDS encoding acetyl-CoA C-acetyltransferase gives rise to the protein MGKTVILSGVRTPFGKFAGGLSSYTASDLGGFAVKEALNRAGVNPEDVDEVILGTVLQGGQGQIPSRQAARKAGLPWEVKTETINKVCASGMRSVTLGDQIIRAGDEEVIVAGGMESMSNAPYILPKARWGLRMGDSTVKDLMVHDGLSCSFTGVHMGTYGNSTAKEFEISREEQDNWALRSHERALAAIESGKLAEEIVPVEVPQRKGDPVVVSQDESPRKDTSLEKLAKLGSVFNSDGTITAGNAPGVNDGAAALVLMSEERAEREGKEPEAYILGHTALAVEAKDFPQTPGIVINALLKKTGKTLEEIDLFEINEAFAAVALTSGKIAGLDAEKVNVNGGAVALGHPIGASGARIILTLMHELKRRGGGIGIAAICSGGGQGDAVMIEVPKQ